The following are from one region of the Gambusia affinis linkage group LG02, SWU_Gaff_1.0, whole genome shotgun sequence genome:
- the vps13c gene encoding vacuolar protein sorting-associated protein 13C isoform X4, whose translation MVFESLVSDLLNRFIGDYVENLDKSQLKIGIWGGNVVLENLRVKENALSEFDVPFKVKAGQIGKLTLKIPWKNLYGDAVVATLDGLYLLVVPGATIKYDAAKEERYQQEAKQKELQRIEEALQSATQRDKPQEDKKDTFMEKLATQVIKNLQVKISSIHLRYEDDLSDPQRPLSIGITLSELSLQTTDENWKLCILNEAAKIIYKLGRLESLCVYWNVNSHMYYRSSWQDIVDQLRSEISSKDQQLPHYQYIFKPIFASAKMCINPNAEAELKSPKMKLQLEVQNIGIEMTKPQYLSMVELLESIDLMAKSAPYRKFRPDVPVSKNAKVWWRYTFNSIMEVHIRRLSHMWSWSKIQQHRESLKVYKAAYKSKLLSQNKPGPEIEKQIQDLEKTLDVFNITLARQQAQMEVIRSGQKLAGKKSGGQKQGGGFFSGWFGRKAKKEEQEEDKEPETSGLDQLMTAEEKEKLYTAIGYSGSSHNLALPKQYVGAIITFQLFRTSVTIREQRDVPEILNIQMVNLSTRISQRPGAQAVRVEVALEHWYVTGLQQRGAVPSLIASVGDSSSSLLTVVFELNPEESSGDQLLKIHSQPVEIIYDAVTVNSMVDFFKTGKGVDLEVLTSATLSKLEEIKERTAAGLSHIIETRKVLDLKIDLKPSYLIVPKSGFYSSESDLLIVDFGSFQLYSVDQGSRSSSSSSSLEEIMDRAYERYDVGLRKVQLLYSKSGEAWKTARLQSSSAQHVLRPVDLTLHLAKCMVEKDVRMPRFKVSGELPLMHVRISDQKIQNVVDLVESVPLPTAGSAPSTPTEKVLPLATTRPLAQSLGPAFLDAFETDSEEDGGEKLTDLQRSAEEELINVLFKFELREVLLELTRQEDQEKTVLSFNVSQLGAEGKMRRFDQRVTAYLRRVAVDYRDVPGGSTPLHLISSSQQQDSNLLKVEFIKADPNGPSFQTLFSNTEQTLKVEVSSLDFLLHTKALLATISYLNSAVPPRLSATRDQDTEKQVQKTQQSRTESKGSKDGGGIFSFRLFAMLGCFHVEVCDDRCSIADIRVQGVDASVFVQAKETEVFARLRDIVVTDANPKTIHKKAVSIVGEEVFSFKLSLFPGATQGDGYRDMSKVDGKVTLSLGCIQIVYLHKFFMSLLGSFSFQYPSADEMFIDNFQTAKEALSAATSQAAEKAASSVRDFAQKSFRLSTDIRLKAPLIIVPQSSTSQNALVVDLGLITVENSFDLRPGEGLPLQAVVEKMDIKLTQLKLCRKTPELDFPPKDIEILQPINVELMVTRNLAASWLTKIPAVQVQGVLRSLRVSLGEEELGVLMKILVENIGEGSKDSGADVRSAATEGKAELSGQPEAEPRRSDGQTASAGEGPPADDVIKVLVDFEVKEVLLSLKKRSDQREAPFLVFQLDQLGIHTKVRRFDLCATTYIRQVSMKSLEFKDTGGNPLCLISSSVESGAELLKVEFCKADRTGPEFCSVYKNTEQMIQVMFSSLDVLLHTQALLSAANFLSMSLSSSSSMTPAEKDVRLKTEDKMATSRSGVLVPPADPEVVDLKATMTLGAFNILVCDQTSNMADIRITGLDSSLLRRGNQTQMSARLLDVVVLDVDPRSVHKEAVSIMGDEVFSFSMSLTPNATEGAGYADTSKTDGQVNLRVGCVRVVYLHRFIMSLLNFSNNFQVAKEALSSATAQAAEKAASSVLAQRTFRLSLDVRVKAPLIIIPQSSTSHNALVMDLGLITVGNSFSVLPAGERPLPAVVDNMTVQLSELQLSRTWLGSGSEKPSVELLKPVNLQLSIRRNLAASWYHKMAAVELDGDLKPMELELSQDDLRVTLQILTENLAEAGGPDGGAAPKEVRLQVPVVAAPPGEPAGRGEQDEDEAVETLKFSFTVQSLGLVLYHDDPKQQPAGLSHQENLRLGQLVLRLMTASGRARSNGSVEVNTVLTACTLDDLRAGVNRVTSRMVGQRDEDVSQAMVDVTLRQSQVERDLVAVLQKLYLCASVEFLMAVADFFLQALPPSLPAAVPAAPSNKLPLKQIAEPRSETKPAAALTTRLRAVVVDPEVVFVADLMKADAPALVASFQGDFNLLAEADGSQSVRAHLRELKVLAGPFVQSKENRAVTTVLQPCSVTLETRTSRTRPTSGSVTVEEVIVKISPVILNTVMTITAGMTAKAQAEPGRASPVEVSDLWSVMNIYNCNFWFLGVDQATEITESYRESDGSTDGETFTAQVKVVQVTLESGLGHRTVPLLLAETSLNGVAKNWSSLLQLQADLTLEVNYFNEVHAVWEPLIERVDSGRRRWNLELEIKNNPVMDKSPVHGDDFVFLPEPQTAINICSKDTLNITVSKSSLSVFQKLAEAFSEGATSAFDHTLKEKPPLTLRNALGIPVIVQHSANLRPVGSVAKGKLHELSVDQSMDLMHSAFESTIRGKLSALQRQESGLFNLTIVPSGYSEISNIAVDNPGRRLYNVRGPMLQEAVSVLLQIDAAEGNKIITVRSPLQIINHFTEPFTILKYCPASRTLQSIGTAEPEREFHVDLEAYRCQLFVRPTGRLDGLYGPSSSCMAWKEQVHCSSEVQSVLQCPASDSNLLPLTVSTLAVPDDLRHISSRGEEDWDPAYILHLHPMAALCNLLPYTVSYIMENSAEVYEIQEGSTSDLLNARVSGEIISVALIRYQGRGWHGHIQIKRELPEFFAVCLTCDTDAALTVDVSVHVTKTASRVLLSLFSPYWIINKTSRVLQYSSEDGVFKHPAEYRDVVLFSFKKSNLFTKSKLQLCISTSSFSDGFSLDTVGSYGCVRCPSTNKDFLVGVSIQMSSFNLTRIVTFSPFYTLVNKSSYELEVGELLSQTATRWHYVPSTEVLPLWPENASKKLCVRVVGSLSHSKFFFFSQQDNGTLLSMDMCGGIMVDINVSNHATIISFNEYYDGAAPALLINHTPWATISYRQSGSEVVHKLEPCEARRFAWDDPAGTRKLCWSCKEHSGELDLLQDVVSQFTYDGQAQIHWVSFLDGRQRVLLFTEDTGVVTKARQSEELEQFQQELKVSLQNLGLSLVNNGNRQEIAYIGITSSGVVWEFKPKNRWKSFSQKNINLLEKVYQSQLSGKTEGGWVRLDSNLEVNLSPAVMLMRQPHACPVRRNFLSGIQVEFKRSLHQRSLRAQLHWLQVDNQLPGAVFPIIFHPVLPPKSIALDSEPRPFIDVSVITRFNQHSNVTQIKYFMALVQEMALKIDQGFLDAVAALFSPAANQQDHGKKSGLIEGDLKRLQAEPTDASLSDVSGLSFFEHFHISPVKLHLSLSLGSSDGDSALKNPITQSLNLVLKSIGATLTNVDDIIFKLAFFEVRYQFYSKEKLMWAVGRHYSEEFLKQMYVLVLGLDVLGNPFGVIRGLSEGVEAFFYEPFQGAVQGPEEFAEGLAIGVRSLFGSTVGGAAGMFSKITGSMGKGLAAITMDKEFQQERREDMNRPTKDFKDSLAKGGKGLLKGVVDGVTGIVTKPVEGARKEGAAGFFKGIGKGLVGAVARPTGGIVDMASSTFQGIQRVAEATEEVTKLRPVRLIQEDGIIRPYDLTESQGFDLYQRIKHLDGEVFRSCGPTPGHRKSNIIVTNRRVFCVKEIDLLGHLTTDWECLFENFHRPPAVSGSELRIYCKEIHKLKLPKNQEPVRTIQFKDPNSAQKLHEAIWDAQDAQKQHHMFRQKSQRFLRLSKKQ comes from the exons CTGGGCCGTCTGGAGAGTCTCTGCGTCTACTGGAACGTCAACAGTCACATGTACTACAGGAGCTCTTGGCAGGACATTGTG GACCAGTTGAGGTCAGAGATCAGCAGCAAAGACCAGCAGCTGCCTCACTATCAGTACA TCTTCAAGCCGATCTTCGCTTCGGCTAAAATGTGCATCAACCCGAATGCAGAGGCAGAGCTGAAGTCTCCAAagatgaagctgcagctggaggtcCAGAACATTGGCATCGAGATGACCAAACCTCAG TACCTGAGCATGGTGGAGCTTCTGGAGTCCATTGATCTAATGGCAAAGAGCGCCCCTTACAGGAAGTTCAGGCCAGATGTTCCTGTCAGTAAGAACGCCAAAGTCTG GTGGAGATATACTTTCAACAGCATCATGGAGGTCCACATCCGACGCCTCAGCCACATGTGGTCCTGGTCCAAGATTCAGCAGCACCGGGAGAGCCTGAAGGTCTACAAGGCTGCCTACAAGAGCAAGCTGCTGAGCCAGAACAAGCCAGGGCCAGAAATCGAGAAGCAGATCCAG GATCTGGAGAAAACCCTGGACGTGTTCAACATCACTCTGGCCCGTCAGCAAGCCCAGATGGAG GTGATCCGGTCGGGCCAGAAGCTGGCTGGGAAGAAATCCGGAGGCCAGAAACAAGGAGGAGGCTTTTTCAGTGGCTGGTTTGGGAGGAAGGCTAaaaaggaggagcaggaggaggacaAGGAGCCCGAGA CTTCGGGTCTGGACCAGCTGATGACGGCTGAGGAGAAGGAAAAACTCTACACAGCTATTGGCTACAGTGGCAGCTCGCACAACTTGGCATTACCCAAACAG TACGTCGGTGCCATTATCACCTTCCAGCTGTTCAGAACGTCAGTGACCATCAGAGAGCAGCGTGACGTCCCGGAGATCCTCAACATCCAGATGGTCAACCTGAGCACCAGGATATCCCAGAGACCCGGAGCACAGGCGGTCAG AGTGGAGGTGGCGCTGGAGCACTGGTACGTCACAGGGCTGCAGCAGCGGGGCGCCGTCCCCTCGCTCATCGCCTCTGTGGGCGATTCTTCATCATCGCTGCTCACCGTAGTGTTTGAGTTGAACCCTGAGGAGAGTTCTGGAGACCAGCTGCTGAAGATCCACTCCCAGCCAGTGGAGATTATCTACGACGCG GTGACTGTCAACAGTATGGTGGACTTCTTCAAGACGGGGAAAGGCGTGGACCTGGAGGTCCTGACATCGGCCACGCTGTCCAAACTGGAGGAGATCAAAGAAAGGACGGCTGCAG GTTTGTCTCACATCATTGAAACCCGGAAGGTCTTGGATCTGAAGATCGACCTGAAGCCGTCGTACCTGATCGTACCAAAGTCCGGCTTTTACAGCAGCGAGTCAGACCTGCTGATCGTGGACTTTGGTAGCTTCCAG CTGTACAGCGTGGACCAGGGCAGTCGGAGTTCATCGTCATCCTCGTCTCTGGAGGAGATCATGGACCGAGCCTATGAGCGGTACGACGTGGGGCTGAGGAAGGTCCAGCTGCTCTACAGCAagtcag GAGAGGCCTGGAAGACGGCGCGGCTGCAGAGTTCCTCGGCGCAGCACGTCCTGCGGCCCGTGGACCTCACGCTGCACCTGGCCAAGTGCATGGTGGAAAAGGACGTCCGCATGCCCAG GTTCAAGGTGTCTGGCGAGCTGCCGCTCATGCATGTCAGAATCTCAGACCAGAAGATCCAGAACGTCGTGGATCTGGTGGAGAGCGTCCCACTGCCCACGGCCGGCTCTGCTCCTTCCACCCCCACTGAGAAG GTGTTGCCGTTGGCGACGACACGTCCTCTGGCTCAGAGTCTTGGCCCCGCCTTCCTGGACGCCTTCGAGACGG ACTCTGAAGAAGACGGCGGTGAGAAGCTGACGGATCTCCAGCGGTCGGCTGAGGAGGAACTCATCAACGTTCTCTTCAAGTTCGAGCTCAGAGAG gttctgctggagcTGACCCGGCAGGAGGACCAGGAGAAGACGGTTCTGTCCTTCAACGTCTCCCAACTTGGAGCCGAGGGGAAAATGCGACGCTTCGATCAGAGAGTCACGGCGTACCTGCGGCGCGTTGCCGTTGACTACCGTGATGTTCCAG GGGGCAGCACTCCTCTCCACCTCATCAGCTCCTCCCAGCAGCAGGACTCCAAcctgctgaaggtggagttcaTCAAG GCCGACCCCAACGGTCCCAGTTTCCAGACTCTGTTCAGCAACACGGAGCAGACGCTGAAG GTGGAAGTTTCCTCTCTGGACTTCCTGCTTCACACCAAAGCTCTGCTCGCGACCATTAGCTACCTGAACAGCGCTGTGCCACCGCGGCTCAGTGCCACGCGGGACCAGGACACTGAGAAGCAGGTCCAGAAGACACAGCAGAGTCGGACAG AGTCTAAAGGCAGTAAAGATGGCGGCGGCATCTTCAGCTTCAGGCTCTTCGCCATGTTGGGCTGCTTCCATGTTGAGGTGTGCGATGACCGTTGCAGCATCGCTGACATCAGAGTCCAGG GCGTCGACGCCTCGGTGTTTGTGCAGGCGAAGGAGACAGAAGTGTTCGCCCGCCTCAGAGACATCGTGGTGACGGACGCCAACCCCAAGACCATCCACAAGAAG GCCGTGTCCATCGTAGGCGAGGAGGTGTTCAGCTTCAAGCTGTCCTTGTTTCCGGGGGCGACGCAAGGGGACGGGTACAGGGACATGTCAAAGGTGGACGGAAAGGTCACCTTGAGTCTGGGCTGCATCCAGATCGTCTACCTGCACAAGTTCTTCATGTCTCTGCTG GGTTCCTTTAGCTTTCAGTACCCGTCAGCTGATGAG ATGTTCATTGACAACTTTCAGACGGCCAAAGAGGCTCTGAGTGCCGCCACTTCTCAGGCCGCAGAGAAAGCTGCATCCAGCGTTCGAGACTTCGCTCAGAAGAGTTTCCGTCTGTCCACCGACATCAGGCTGAAGGCTCCCCTCATCATTGTCCCTCAGTCCTCCACCTCCCAGAATGCCCTGGTGGTGGATCTGGGGCTGATCACAGTGGAAAACAGCTTTGATCTGCGGCCAGGTGAAGGGTTACCTCTGCAGGCTGTGGTGGAGAAGATGGACATAAAGCTGACGCAGCTGAAACTCTGCAG GAAAACGCCGGAGCTCGACTTTCCTCCCAAAGACATCGAGATCCTTCAGCCGATCAACGTGGAGCTGATGGTCACCAGAAACCTGGCTGCTTCCTGGCTGACCAAGATCCCTGCCGTCCAGGTTCAGGGCGTCCTGCGCTCCCTCAGA GTGAGTCTGGGGGAAGAGGAGCTGGGCGTGCTGATGAAGATTCTAGTGGAGAACATCGGAGAGGGAAGTAAAGACTCCGGCGCCGACGTCAGGTCAGCAGCAACCGAAG GGAAGGCGGAGCTTAGTGGGCAGCCAGAGGCGGAGCCGCGACGGTCTGATGGTCAGACGGCCTCCGCCGGTGAAGGACCGCCTGCAGATGACGTCATCAAAGTTCTGGTCGACTTTGAAGTCAAAGAG GTGTTGCTGTCCCTCAAGAAGCGCTCTGACCAGCGGGAGGCGCCGTTCCTGGTGTTCCAACTCGACCAGCTGGGAATCCACACCAAGGTCCGCAGGTTCGACCTGTGTGCCACCACCTACATTAGACAGGTTTCCATGAAGAGCCTAGAGTTCAAAG ATACTGGCGGCAACCCGCTGTGTCTCATCAGCTCCTCGGTTGAGTCCGGCGCCGAGCTGCTCAAGGTGGAGTTCTGCAAG GCAGACCGCACCGGACCAGAGTTCTGCTCCGTCTACAAGAACACGGAGCAAATGATCCAG GTGATGTTCTCGTCTCTGGACGTCCTGCTCCACACCCAGGCGCTCCTGTCCGCCGCCAACTTCCTGTCCATGTCTCTGTCGTCGTCCAGCAGCATGACGCCTGCAGAGAAGGACGTCCGGCTGAAGACGGAAGACAAGATGGCGACTTCCAGGTCCG GTGTCCTGGTCCCGCCTGCAGACCCGGAGGTGGTGGACCTGAAGGCGACAATGACGCTGGGAGCCTTCAACATCCTGGTGTGTGACCAGACTTCCAACATGGCTGACATCAGAATCACAG GGTTGGACAGTTCGCTGCTGAGGCGGGGCAATCAGACCCAGATGTCGGCCCGGCTACTGGACGTCGTCGTCCTGGACGTAGATCCCAGGTCCGTCCACAAGGAG GCCGTCTCCATCATGGGAGACGAGGTGTTCAGCTTCAGCATGAGTCTGACTCCCAACGCCACCGAGGGCGCCGGCTACGCCGACACCTCTAAGACAGACGGCCAGGTGAACCTGAGGGTGGGGTGCGTCCGGGTGGTCTACCTGCACAGGTTCATCATGTCTCTGCTG aactTTAGCAACAACTTCCAGGTAGCAAAAGAGGCGCTGAGTTCGGCGACTGCGCAGGCTGCAGAGAAAGCTGCGTCCAGCGTCTTGGCCCAGAGGACGTTCCGTCTGTCCTTGGACGTCCGGGTGAAGGCTCCCCTCATCATCATCCCCCAGTCCTCCACTTCCCATAATGCACTTGTGATGGACCTGGGTCTCATTACGGTGGGGAACAGTTTCTCTGTGCTGCCGGCGGGAGAGCGCCCCCTGCCTGCTGTCGTCGACAACATGACCGTGCAGCTGTCTGAGCTACAACTGTCCAG AACCTGGTTGGGCTCCGGGTCCGAGAAGCCGAGCGTCGAGCTGCTGAAGCCGGTCAACCTGCAGCTCAGCATCAGGAGGAACCTGGCGGCGTCCTGGTACcacaagatggccgccgtggAGCTGGACGGAGACCTGAAGCCCATGGAG CTGGAGCTCAGTCAGGACGACCTCAGGGTCACGCTTCAGATCCTGACGGAGAACCTGGCAGAAGCCGGTGGTCCGGATGGCGGCGCCGCCCCAAAGGAGGTCCGTCTGCAGGTTCCAGTGGTCGCGGCGCCCCCAG GTGAGCCAGCTGGGAGAGGAGAGCAGGACGAGGATGAAGCCGTGGAGACGCTGAAGTTTTCCTTCACCGTCCAGtctctgggtctggttctgtaCCACGATGACCCGAAACAG CAGCCTGCGGGCCTCAGCCACCAAGAGAACCTCAGACTGGGCCAGCTGGTTCTGCGTCTGATGACAGCTTCGGGACGGGCCCGGTCTAATGGCAGCGTGGAGGTGAATACGGTTCTGACGGCGTGCACTCTGGACGATCTGCGGGCTGGAGTGAACCGGGTCACGTCACG GATGGTGGGACAGAGGGACGAGGACGTCTCCCAGGCCATGGTGGACGTGACGCTGCGCCAGAGTCAAGTAGAACGAGACCTGGTGGCCGTCCTGCAGAAGCTCTATCTGTGTGCCAGCGTGGAGTTCCTCATGGCAGTTGCAGATTTCTTCCTTCAGGCTCTGCCTCCGAGTCTGCCTGCAGCCGTCCCTGCTGCCCCAAGCAACAAGCTGCCACTGAAGCAGATCGCAGAACCACGGAGCGAAACCAAACCTG CCGCGGCGCTGACGACCCGGCTGCGGGCCGTCGTCGTGGACCCGGAGGTGGTGTTTGTGGCCGACCTGATGAAGGCGGACGCGCCGGCGCTCGTCGCCTCGTTTCAGGGCGACTTCAACCTGCTGGCGGAGGCGGACGGATCACAGAGCGTGAGGGCCCACCTGAGGGAGCTGAAGGTTCTGGCCGGCCCGTTCGTTCAGAGCAAGGAGAACAGAGCCGTGACCACC GTGCTGCAGCCCTGTTCTGTCACATtggaaaccagaaccagtcggACCCGGCCAACCAGCGGCTCGGTGACGGTGGAGGAAGTCATCGTTAAG ATCTCTCCGGTCATCCTCAACACGGTGATGACGATAACGGCCGGCATGACGGCGAAGGCACAGGCCGAACCGGGTCGAGCGTCTCCGGTGGAGGTCAGCGACCTGTGGTCTGTCATGAACATCTACAACTGCAACTTCTGGTTCCTGGGGGTGGACCAGGCCACCGAGATCACAGAGAGCTACCGGGAGTCTGACGGCAGCACCGATGGGGAAACCTTCACCGCGCAGGTCAAG GTGGTCCAGGTGACGCTGGAGTCGGGTTTGGGCCATCGGACGGTCCCGCTGCTGCTGGCTGAGACGTCCCTTAATGGAGTGGCCAAGAACTGGTcgtctctgctgcagctgcaggccgACTTGACGCTGGAG GTGAACTATTTTAACGAGGTCCACGCCGTGTGGGAACCGCTAATAGAGCGAGTGGACAGCGGCCGGCGGCGCTGGAACCTGGAGCTGGAG ATTAAGAATAATCCAGTCATGGACAAGAGTCCTGTGCATGGagatgactttgtgtttcttcctGAACCTCAAACTGCCATCAACATCTGCTCCAAAGACACCCTGAACATCACCGTCTCCAAGTCCAGCCTCAGCGTCTTCCAAAAGCTTGCAGAG GCATTCAGTGAGGGAGCAACCTCAGCCTTCGACCACACTCTGAAGGAGAAACCTCCCTTGACCCTGAGAAATGCTCTGGGCATTCCAGTTATCGTGCAGCACAGCGCCAACCTGAGGCCGGTCGGATCCGTGGCAAAAGGAAAACTTCACGAGCTGTCGGTGGATCAGAGCATGGACTTGATGCACTCTGCTTTTGAATCCACAATCAGAGGGAAACTGTCAGCTCTGCAGCGTCAGGAGAGCGGCCTGTTTAACCTCACCATCG TGCCTTCTGGGTACAGCGAGATCTCCAACATCGCCGTGGATAATCCTGGCAGACGTCTCTACAACGTTCGAGGTCCAATGCTGCAGGAGGCGGTGTCGGTGCTGCTGCAGATTGATGCTGCTGAAGGCAACAAGATCATCACTGTCCGCTCCCCCCTGCAG ATTATAAACCACTTTACAGAACCCTTCACCATCCTGAAATACTGCCCAGCATCCAGAACCCTGCAGAGCATCGGCACAGCGGAGCCGGAACGGGAGTTTCATGTTGATCTAGAAGCATACAG GTGCCAGCTGTTTGTACGTCCAACGGGTCGCCTGGACGGGCTGTATGGTCCGTCTTCCAGCTGCATGGCCTGGAAGGAGCAGGtccactgcagctctgaggtcCAGTCCGTGCTGCAGTGTCCTGCGTCGGACAGCAACCTGCTGCCGCTCACGGTCAGCACGCTGGCCGTCCCCGATGACCTGCGGCACATCAGCAGCCGCGGCGAGGAGGACTGGGACCCCGCCTACATCCTCCACCTGCATCCAATGGCAGCGCTGTGCAACCTGCTGCCGTACACCGTCAGCTACATCATGGAG AACTCGGCTGAAGTCTATGAGATTCAGGAGGGCAGCACCTCAGACCTGCTGAACGCCCGCGTGTCGGGTGAGATCATCTCTGTGGCGCTGATCCGGTACCAGGGCCGGGGCTGGCACGGACACATCCAGATCAAACGGGAACTGCCGGAGTTTTTCGCCGTGTGCCTGACCTGCGACACTGATGCGGCGCTGACGGTGGACGTGAGCGTTCACGTGACGAAGACGGCGAGCCGCGTCCTGCTGTCGCTCTTCAGCCCGTATTGGATCATCAACAAGACGAGCCGGGTGCTTCAGTACAGCTCAGAGGACGGCGTCTTCAAGCATCCGGCCGAGTACCGAGACGTTGTCCTCTTCTCCTTCAAGAAATCAAACCTGTTCACCAAAAGCAAG ctgcagctctgcatcTCTACCAGCTCCTTTTCTGACGGCTTCTCCCTGGACACAGTGGGAAGTTACGGTTGCGTCCGCTGTCCCTCCACCAACAAGGACTTCCTG gtggGCGTCAGCATCCAGATGAGCAGCTTCAACCTGACCAGAATCGTCACCTTCAGTCCGTTCTACACGTTGGTCAACAAGTCTTCATATGAACTGGAGGTGGGAGAACTCCTCAGCCAAACGGCCACCAGGTGGCACTACGTCCCGTCCACCGAG GTCCTCCCTCTGTGGCCGGAGAATGCCTCCAAGAAGCTTTGTGTCCGAGTGGTGGGATCACTGTCCCACTCcaagttcttcttcttcagtcaGCAAGACAACGGCACCCTGCTGAGCATGGACATG TGTGGAGGGATCATGGTGGACATCAACGTCTCCAATCACGCCACCATCATCAGCTTCAATGAATATTACGACGGAGCCGCCCCCGCCCTGCTGATTAACCACACGCCCTGGGCCACCATCAGCTACAGGCAGAG TGGTTCAGAGGTGGTCCACAAGCTGGAGCCCTGCGAGGCCCGACGTTTTGCTTGGGACGACCCTGCAGGAACCCGCAAGCTCTGCTGGAGCTGCAAGGAGCATTCGGGGGAGCTGGACCTGCTGCAG GATGTTGTGAGTCAGTTTACCTATGATGGCCAGGCTCAGATCCACTGGGTGTCCTTCCTGGATGGACGGCAACGGGTGCTGCTGTTCACCGAGGACACCGGCGTGGTCACCAAGGCTCGGCAGTCGGAGGAGCTCGAACAATTTCAGCAGGAACTGAAAGTGTCTCTGCAGAACCTCGGCCTGTCGCTTGTCAACAACGGCAACCGGCAGGAGATCGCTTACATCGGCATCACCAG CTCTGGCGTGGTTTGGGAGTTTAAGCCAAAGAATCGCTGGAAGTCCTTCAGTCAGAAGAACATCAACCTGCTGGAGAAGGTTTACCAGAGTCAGCTGAGTGGGAAGACGGAGGGAGGCTGGGTCAGACTGGACAGCaacctggag GTGAACCTCAGTCCAGCTGTCATGCTGATGCGGCAACCCCATGCGTGCCCTGTGAGGAGGAACTTCCTGTCTGGGATCCAGGTGGAGTTCAAGAGGTCACTGCACCAGCGCAGCCTGAGAGCCCAACTGCATTGGCTGCAG GTGGACAACCAGTTGCCAGGTGCGGTTTTCCCCATCATCTTCCATCCAGTCCTTCCACCAAAGTCCATCGCTCTGGACTCAG AGCCGAGACCCTTCATCGATGTGTCTGTCATCACAAGGTTCAACCAGCACAGCAACGTCACCCAGATTAA GTATTTCATGGCTCTAGTTCAGGAGATGGCATTGAAGATCGACCAAGGTTTCCTTGATGCTGTTGCAGCTCTGTTCAGCCCAGCTGCTAACCAGCAGGACCATGGAAAGAAG tcgGGACTCATCGAAGGAGATTTGAAGCGCCTTCAGGCCGAGCCGACTGACGCCTCTCTGTCCGACGTGTCGGGACTCAGCTTCTTCGAGCATTTTCACATCTCACCTGTCAAG CTCCACCTCAGCCTGTCTCTGGGGTCCAGCGATGGTGACTCTGCCCTGAAGAACCCCATTACGCAGTCCCTGAACCTGGTGCTGAAGAGCATCGGTGCTACTCTGACCAATGTTGACGATATCATCTTCAA ACTGGCTTTCTTTGAAGTCAGATACCAGTTCTACAGCAAAGAGAAGCTGATGTGGGCCGTGGGCCGACACTACTCTGAAGAG TTCCTTAAGCAGATGTATGTTCTGGTTCTTGGCCTGGATGTGCTGGGTAACCCGTTCGGAGTGATCCGAGGCCTGTCTGAAGGCGTGGAGGCCTTCTTTTATGAACCATTCCAG GGAGCTGTTCAGGGTCCAGAGGAGTTTGCTGAAGGTTTGGCGATCGGGGTCCGCAGCCTTTTTGGTTCAACTGTTG GTGGCGCTGCAGGAATGTTCTCCAAGATCACAGGTTCCATGGGTAAAGGCCTGGCTGCCATAACCATGGACAAGGAGTTCCAGCAGGAACGCCGGGAGGACATGAACCGGCCGACGAAGGACTTCAAAGACAGCCTGGCCAAAGGAGGAAAAGGACTGCTGAAG GGCGTTGTTGATGGGGTTACTGGCATTGTGACCAAACCAGTGGAAG GAGCCAGGAAGGAGGGCGCGGCCGGCTTCTTTAAGGGCATCGGGAAGGGCCTGGTGGGCGCGGTGGCGCGGCCCACTGGTGGCATCGTGGACATGGCCAGCAGCACCTTCCAGGGGATCCAGAG AGTGGCCGAGGCGACAGAGGAGGTGACCAAACTCCGGCCGGTCCGTCTGATCCAGGAGGACGGGATCATCCGACCTTATGACCTGACGGAGTCGCAGGGTTTTGACCTCTACCAG AGGATCAAACATCTGGACGGTGAAGTCTTCAGAAGCTGCGGTCCGACCCCAGGCCACAGGAAGTCCAACATCATCGTCACCAACAG GCGCGTGTTCTGTGTGAAGGAAATTGATTTGCTGGGTCACCTGACTACTGACTGGGAATGTTTGTTTGAGAACTTCCACCGTCCTCCGGCGGTGTCCGGATCAGAGCTCAGGATTTACTGCAAG GAGATCCATAAACTGAAGCTTCCTAAAAATCAGGAGCCCGTCAGAACGATCCAGTTCAAAGATCCAAATTCTGCCCAG